TAAAAGACAAGGTTTAAAGAGATGCTACTTGCTCCTCATACAcctaaaaaacttttttcttgaaACTTTCTAATGTTTTCCCTCCGTAGCTCCATGTATTTTATTAATGTGTCTGATAGcctttgtttttcctcctctaGAACCTCCAAGTTTTCTAATTCTCAGCTATGATTTTAGATCATTAAATCACCAGTTTCTAATCTCCACAATACAGTTGGAAACATTTAGGACAGAATATCCTTTAGGATATTAAGATGCAGAAGACTGTACTTCGAAGGATATTTATATAGTAGTGCTGCCACCTAAAGATGAGGTGAATATAAAGAAGCAATTCAAAGGAAATGACCCATCACCCTTAAGCCAGTCTCATTTTCTCACCTCCAGCTAGGAATTAATAAGcgtgttgctgttgttgttgtcattaacAGGGAAGTTGAACTGTTTCGCAATCACTTATTTCTGAGCTTTAATCCTCTGTGCCAGATAATTTCAGACTCAAACCTTTTCTAGTCCTCTGCGATTCTTCTCAGCCATCAGGCACTGCCTACAATACGTAAGAGGCAGCAAAAGATACTTGGAAAAAAACAATTGAGAGATTTCTGGTTTAGTGAATAAAGCAGGCAATAATAGACCTTAGAGTTTTCCCTTTATCAGTGATAGACTCCTCACAATGCTGAACAACTGACTTACATTTTGATAACTaaattttcatctgtaaaatgggagtaattatACCTTAGTCCTACTTGCCTCGCAGGCTCAACTAGATATGCTTCTGGGAAAGATTCTCTAACAAGTGAGTTTAAAAGTCTACCACTGCCTAACAAAGAGGGATTTTGTGGTATATTTGCAAAGTAACTTCAAAACAAAATAGTTAAATAGGTTGAGGCAATGATTAAGTTTTCCTAAATCACAGTTTGACTTCTCGGAGGTCtatttaaataatgataaagatgATAAATGCAGTTTTTATTTTGCTGCAGTTATTAGCTGATCCACGTTCCATCTACGTATTCAGTGTTGCAGGATGGAGACGTGACAGCGTAGAAAGCGAGCAAAAGCGTTACCGTGCACCAAAAATCTTGTCAAACTTGATACGATTTCAAGAAGACTGTCTTAaaggacattttataatttcacatTTAGCCCTTGCATagcattttatgaaaattaacttTTACCCTTTCCCCCTCGGCCCAAGGAAGTCGCATTCCCTCAAAGGGGCCCGGCTTCAACATATTACACTGCGTGGGAGGCTGGGCAGCAACCCCACGCTTCCTGTCAAGGATTCCTGGGGCCAGAGCCTGAAAAGTGCTCTAGCCACTCTTCTCTATGCTAATTCTGTCCTTCCGACCCCTCTTGGCGGGTGTCTGAGGGCCAAGGTGAGACTTTCCCCGGAGATGAAAGGCCTATTGCCTCTTCAGAGACCCGGGCGGAGTTGGGGCGGGGGTGCCGCGTGATAGGGTGGTAGCAGAAGTCGCAACGACGCACAGGGCCCTAAGTTGGAGCTGGCGCAGGCCCTTCAGGGTTCTATCCCCGCCAGAGCCTGGCTTCGGCCTTCAGAAGCCAAACGAGTAATAGGTCCTTCTGGGGCGCTGTGGGCGGTGGGTGGAGGAAGTGTGGGCGGAGAGGCCACAGACATCCCCCTCCTCAGACGCGCCCCAAGGCCTGGCCCGCGGAATGTTGACGCGCCAGGAGCCGATAGGGCGCGCTCACGCGCGAGAAGGGGGCGGAAAGAGCGCGCTCGGCGGCCGCCGCGGCGGCAGCTAAAACGGAGGGACGCGAGAGCGAAGGGCGCGAGCCACGGAGttgggaggaggggtggggaaCGCGGAGCGCGCGCTGACGTCGCCTGGAGTCACGCACGGAGCGCCGGGTTACGCGCCGACGTCTGGCTGCCACGACTTGCCgtctgcggcggcggcggcggcggcgagcgGATCCcgcaggggaaggaggaggaggagggagagccaAGGGGGCTGTGAGTGAGCGGGAGAAGCAGGGTGTGAGCCGGACTTGCCCATGGGAGGGAGAGCGAGCGAGAGCCGAGCCAGCCATCCgagccgcctcctcctcctcccctcggCGTCCCGCCCCCGCCCGCCAGCCCgccctccttcctcctcagcccgCAGAGCCTAAGTGAGGCGCAGCTCGGCTAGCGCCGCTGTCCAGGACAGGTGTGCGCGCGCgcgccctcctcccctccccccttcctCGCGCCTGTCTCGCGCGCGCCCTCCCTCCCGCCAGCCTGCGCCCTCCCTCACCTGCGGCAGGACAGCGCCCGCCCGCCCGGGTAAGCCCCTCGCGACCTTCCCTGCTGCCACTGCCACAGCTCCAGGTGACGCTCGCCCCGTCCCCTTTACTTGCTCTCTCAGCCCAGGAATAATTATAGTACCATTGCAGACATCCCCGCACCCTCCCTCTTGGAGACCCAGGCGGTGCAGCAACGTTCTCTCCCACCCCCCGCAGCGAGAAACGAATGAACCCCCTCCTACTttcaaaagagaacaaaataacaCGCCCCTTAAGAAAAGAGGCGATCCTACCTCCGCAGGCGCTGGAGACCACCAGTGATGCGTTTGCTTAGCAATCCCTGAGCCCCATTTCCCCTGGCCGCCTTCGCCCTGGGGCCTGGGACTGTGCGCTAGACGTGGCTGACACTCCCTGCACGGCAAccctggaaggagggagaggaaggagagttCTATAACCCAGGCTTCACTGCCAACCCCTCCTCTGTTcggttccccccaccccactaccaCCAAATGCATACACCCGCCCAGGATGcgttgtaaaaacaaaacaaaaccaggaaaaaaaaaaaaaaaacctttggtgCTGACATCGCAGATGAAGCCGGGCCCAAAGATGGGTGGCCCGAACAAGGCATTTTTACTGCCCCACAGCGCTGGGTCAGCTCCACAGCTCCTCTGCCTTTGTCCGAGGGCAAAAGGAACGGATGTGAAGCTGAGGGGTCTTCTCTGTGAGCGGCGGTGGGCCCCGGAGGCGGGCTGTGATGTTTGTAGGGGAAGGCACCCAACCAATATATCTGCCATAAACCTGAACTTGGGTTGGAGAGCCCCCAGAGACTGGCTGGGGTAACTGGTTCGTAGCTGTCTACCCCGGAATAAATGCCACCTTCTTTTCCGCGGTGTCTGCGGGACCCTCTGTTGGGGGTTCTAATTCGTTTTGGCCTGGGCTCCTTACATTTCTGTCCGGCCAGGCGCTTTTGGACAGCTTTTCGCAGCGGTGTCTAAGCTTGTGTTCGGTGTCCTTGGAAGGGAGGTCCCAGAGCTTTACAATAGGCTGGATTTGGTTTGACATCTTTTGGTGGACTGTCAAAGGGGAAAGGAAATTTTTGGATTACTTCAAGATCCCCCACCGCCCCCGCCCAACTGACGTTTGCGAATTGCGGCTTTGGAAATTGGAGTGTTGACTAGAGTGTGGAGAGAGAGTTGCTGATTTCATTGCTTTGAGTACTAGTAAAACCATTTAAGTATCAGCCGGAAGGGAGACAGCTATTGACATTTACATCGGTTCTGTTTGGACCTTTGGGGTACATAAAATGTCGGGTTCTCTGAATTTTTTATCGAATTTAGAATGTCTGCTACATTTATTTAACTTCTGCAAAtgcttaaaatgaaaacattttggaaatgcGAGGATTTTTATCAAGTGGATTGTTCTCTTCATATATTAAATGTTTACTTCATATCTTTAATCCGAAACATTAAAATAGCATTGAAGAGGCATGATTTTCAAGATTAAGTGAGCTATGGAAAAGGAATACGCTTTTAAAGAACGATCTGGGAAATGCTGTTACTATTAgtcattgttgttgttaaatGTTAAGATTTATTTGAgagtttctcaatttttttggtagacagTCATGAGAAGAAATGGCTAATTCCTCCACTTTGAACATTTACAGTACAACATCCCAGTTAGTTTTAATGATTTGGGTATTGAAGATAGTTGTCTGGTTTAAGACTGGTATTTAATCTAAGTATCACTTGAAAACACAAGCTCTAATgttctttattttggaaatttgtgattttgtaaaatattaatcaACATATTGTTTCTATTAGGAACTCTATAATCAGAAGGGTTTACTACCCAGAGGTAGACAACCTCTTTCCAAGtctattttataaatgtgtgttgatttttactttataaaaccAAAACTGAATTAGATTATTTCAGAATCACCTGTAGTCAGGCTGAAGAAaattaaagcttttttcttttttgttctgccTAATGTGTATTTCTTTGCGCACAATTTTTTGTTGGTAAGAGTTTGTTAAATACATAGAGACAGTGGGATTAAAAATAAAGCAGTCTCTATTCTCTTTAAAATGTGTCTGTTGTATTAATAATAAAAGGGCTCAAGAAATCTAGAGACATTATGTCTTTGTAAGCATATTGTGAGGAGAAAGGAAATGtttactttttgatgtttttcattAACATGGATTTTTGCTGCATATTAATTTGCTGTATATTTCGTTTTCCCTTTGTCTTTCCTACATTCTAATGAAATTATACATTTAGTTTTACAACTATTTGTTTTACATTAACAAATTCAAACAGCTGGATACTAGAACAGACTTCATTCACCAAGTTAGTATATTGTTTAGATTATTAACAAATGGTTAGAAGTCTTAAAATCCACTTATTTTCTAATGACTTTTCAGTGTTACAATGCAAATATAACTGTGaagttttatttaaagtttaaactttttgttttaagactTCTGGAAGTTTATATTCATTTCTCCCAGATTGCCTTTTAAGGCTACTGTACACTATAGCCCAAAGAAAGctgcctttcacctccttagtCTGAGAAAAAGCCCACACTTAAAGGCTTATTCTGAAATTAACTCTCGTTTCAGTAGTGAAAATATGCTAAAAATCCTATTTATCATTGAATTATTTTGGAAAGGCATTGTTAATCTTGTTTGCTTTTTAGATACACATATAAAGTAGAGAAGCTGGCAAATAAGGGCAaaagttttatacatatataatgaataGCATAAAACAAGTACATATTTATGTGGAGAGATCTAGGTCCCAGTAATTTGCTGATTTGACCTTAAAATTCCCAGTTTAAGTGTACAAATGAGATTCAACTTGTGTTCTGTCTGGAAACTTCATCAGTTGCCTCTGCGCTGGGTAACTAAGAAGTCAGTTCTTGGTGGCAGtcactttttcagaaaaacaggGCACTTCCAAACTCAAATCATTCGGAATCCCTGTATATAGACGTCTAGGACGGAGGGCAAGAAAATTTAGACTGCAAGTCGGGATAGGAAGGCGGGAAGTTGGGATACGAAGGCGGGAAGTTGGGATAGGAAGGCGGGGCAGTTTCGAGTCTTAGTCTTCTGTCCTGGGGGCAGCAATCAGCACGGAAGAAAGGCAGGGACTGGCAGGGGGGGTGGGTGGGGCCCTCATCGTATTCTCATTGGCCTTGTTGCTGCCTTGAGTTTTCATTAGGGAGCAGGGGCTTGGTTTGACGCAAGGTAAACTCTTGAGGAAGAGCAGCAGCCCTTCTAGATCGGATTGTACCAGATCTTAGCCTCAGTTTACAAGTGAAACATAATGTCCCACTCCATTCTCTGTGGAGAGCCTGCTACTGAGCCTTTTTGTCCCTGGAGGCGCTGGGGTCTATCCAGAGTCCTGATTGCTACTGTTCGAGCCTGGAGGAGTTACTGCTTCTTCACACGTGTATTTCTGTGCAGTTCAAAGTGCTTCAAAAGTTCCTGTGTCCCCTTCTCAATAGACTTTGGGACAGGGGAAGGAGTGCAGAAAAAATCAACACGGAAAGAGTACTACAGGGTACTAGAGGTTGCCTCCCAAATAAGGGGAAGTTCTTTATGGGGCCCAAAGTCTGGGTTTTTATCTCTTGGTGTGGAGCCTTCCCTTCAGAGAGCCATTTCAGGGACCACTGGACATAGGTGGGTGGTTCTGAGACGGGTGCACAGGACAGCGCCTGTTTGCTCCTTGGTGGCCAGGtgcttcttgtttcttttcagtAGGAAGTCGCAAACTTCAGCCCAGGGCTGAAGTAGCTAATGCTGAGTAGAATGGGGCTCTTTctaagagaaaaaggaagctgTGAATACCTAGCAGGCAAGTTTGTTCAGGAGGTGAAGAGATATGGTAAGGGGGGCTTTGAGGGTTCAGGAATCAGCAAGGCTTATTCCCTAGCCTGCTCTTGGTTTCTTGATCGTTAGTCCACTCTTTTCTAGGAAGCTGGGCAATCATATTCCCAGTTGTCCCTCGGGCTAAGAGTGAGGGAGGCAAGTCTCCTTACTTTTGGGGGAAGCGGGAGATGCTCAATGGGAATAGAACCCACAAATGGAATAGGTATACTTTTCTCAGGATAGAGGCAACGATCTGTGCTTGAGAAAGCCAGGGGCAGAGCTGTGTGATCTGTGTCTCTCAGCTGCCTGTAGAAGGTGATGGGGGAGAGAGTGGGCGCATTGGCAGGGGGGGGTCCCCTGGAGATAGGCCTTAGCTTTCCCCAGAGTGCCAGGGCTGCAGACTGCAGTGAGAGAGTACAAGCACTCAATACCTATCTGGAAATAAGCCCTAGGTTATACGTCAGGTCTAGTAAAAGAGAAATCAGGTATCTCTGAGCTCCTCTACTCCTGAGCCCCTAATACCAGAGAAGATCCTTTTTAGCTATCACCGTCCAAAGACTCACTGGTTAATTAATGGTCAGCAACTTAGCTGTCTGCATAAAAACCAGCGACCACTTAATATGTTACTTTTGGGAGTGGGATCTCTCCTTGACACAAGTTTCTGGGAAGAGTAAAAGGGGCAAGCGAACCTGCTTTAATGAATCCCGTAAGGAACTGCGTTTCCCAGGAAATTCCTGACATTTTTAGCTCATGAATTTCCGAAAGCCTGCTTGGTTTTCTCCTCCATTCTGGGTCCTTCCAGAAAGGAAGAAGAGTGGGCTAGGGTCTGAATGCTCACAGGGCCTGGTTCATCCGCAGAGCTGGCCAGCAACTCAGGCTGGGCTCAGCCCTGAGCAGGGTGCCCCCCTTCCCCAAATCtcagaaggaggagggggaggcggGCGGGCAGGCAGTCAGTCGTGGTCCCAAGGGGGACTGGCTGCAGGTTTTTGGGTGAGTGTGGAGTTTCTTTTTGATTGTTGCATGTGGGGAAGGGCAGAGTCGACGGGAACAGTCACTGCGGGCACCCTAGCCCTGGTGCGTCTACTGTCCTCTGCTCGGCTCCCCCCATCGGTGAGTGCGCCCGCCCGCCCGACTGTGCGGGGCTgcggttggggggaggggggagcgggatcatctgaggccagagCCACTGCCGTGTGTGCGGGGAGGGGGAGCGgcgggagagagaggggagggacagGCTAGGTGTCTGCTGCTCCACGCCACTGCTGCCGGCGCCCCGACCTCATCCCCAGCAGCCCCCTCTGCAGCTAAGGGTTACCACCGCACCACCTCTCTTCTTTGCCTGCCTCAGCGGCCAAGGCTCTGCGGTAGGAGACAACCCAGCCGGGTGGCGGGTGGGCCTGTCTAGGTTTGGGTTTGGGTCTTGCTGAGGCCCGCATGAGAGGGGGTGGCCGTGACTCGGTGTCCCCTCTTTGCAGGGGGCTCTGCTGCGCCGCGCAGGCCCCTCCTCCTACATCCTCTTTGGGGGGTCACTGGAAAGCAGAGCTTAGGCCCACTCTCTGTGCTTAGTATGGCAGACTCCTTCTCACCCCTAGTCCCCTAACTCCCCAGGCCGAGGCCGCCTAGGGTCTGCCCAACAGCGACAGccacggtggtggtggtggtggtggtggtggtagcagTGGTGGcggcagcagcggcagcagcagctgcGACGCTGCGCGTCCtgctccctctcccccacccagCCAGGGTTGTAGGGTGAGGGCCGGTGGGTGGGCGCCGCCTGGCGGGCGGGCGGACGGGGGGCTGGCAGCGGGGAGGGGGCGCAGGTCACGTGCCGGCGGGCGGGTGGGCGCGTACAGTAGGGCGCCCTGCTACTGTACTGGGGAGTCAGTGCCCTGTTACCGGGTCTCGTCTGTCTCGTCTCTCCCGCAGATCTCGCGAGAGTGGCTGACTGGCTGTGGGGGTTGCGGCGGCAGCAGGCGGAGCCGGGGAGGGAAAGCAGCGGCGGCTGAGGCGACTGAGGCGGCGGGCGGAGCggcaggcggcggcggcgcggcagCGGAGCGCAGCATCATGGCGGACCGAGACAGCGGCAGCGAGCAGGGTGGTGCGGCGCTGGGTTCGGGCGGCTCCCTGGGGCACCCCGGCTCGGGCTCAGGCTCCGGCGGGGGCGGTGGtggcggcgggggcggcggcggcagtggcggcggcggcggcggggcccCAGGGGGGCTGCAGCACGAGACGCAGGAGCTGGCCTCCAAGCGGGTGGACATCCAGAACAAGCGCTTCTACCTGGACGTGAAGCAGAACGCCAAGGGCCGCTTCCTGAAGATCGCCGAGGTGGGCGCGGGCGGCAACAAGAGCCGCCTTACTCTCTCCATGTCAGTGGCCGTGGAGTTCCGCGACTACCTGGGCGACTTCATCGAGCACTACGCGCAGCTGGGCCCCAGCCAGCCGCCGGACCTGGCCCAGGCGCAGGACGAGCCGCGCCGGGCGCTCAAAAGCGAGTTCCTGGTGCGCGAGAACCGCAAGTACTACATGGATCTCAAGGAGAACCAGCGCGGCCGCTTCCTGCGCATCCGCCAGACGGTCAACCgggggcctggcctgggctccaCGCAGGGCCAGACCATTGCGCTGCCCGCGCAGGGGCTCATCGAGTTCCGTGACGCTCTGGCCAAGCTCATCGACGACTACGGAGTGGAGGAGGAGCCGGCCGAGCTGCCCGAGGGCACCTCCTTGACTGTGGACAACAAGCGCTTCTTCTTCGATGTGGGCTCCAACAAGTACGGCGTGTTTATGCGAGTGAGCGAGGTGAAGCCCACCTATCGCAACTCCATCACCGTGCCCTACAAGGTGTGGGCCAAGTTCGGACACACCTTCTGCAAGTACTCGGAGGAGATGAAGAAGATTcaagagaagcagagggagaagCGGGCTGCCTGTGAGCAGCTTcaccagcagcaacagcagcagcaggaggagacCGCCGCTGCCACCCTGCTACTGCAGGgtgaggaagaaggggaagaagattgATCAAACTGAATGaaacccccacacacacacacatgcatacacacacacacacagccacacacacagaaaatatactgtaaagaaagagagaaaataaaaagttaaaaagttaaaaaaaaaaaaaaacctgttaactCCAAGGGAGCACCACCCACAGAACCTCCACCAACTGACAGTTTCTCTTCTTGACTTGCCACCCATCGCTGGATGTTGTCCACTTTATCCACCATATAAAACAGTAAGCAgctgctaaaaacaaaaaaaatacaaaaagtaataaCATTATATGAACTGTGTTTCCtacttgattaaaaaatataaagaactgaGTGTTTATTTCCCTAATTAACCAAGAACTTTTGTACACGtttaagctattattattaaaaagtgtttGCAAAATGGTCAAGATTATAATATTGCTGAATTATATAAAAGTCCTTTTCATGTTGAGCTAACATTTGACTTTAGCACAAAAAAGAGATATTTTAGAACacgtaaaataatatttttagtttttctcattttgttaccAAATTTCAAACCTTACATGGAGGTTATTATAGTATATTTGACACCCTATATACCTGTGATtagagatgtgtatatatatgagggCTAGGCATGCTGTGTGTCTGAGCTTTGTCTAAATGTTATGCAGAAGTTTGTAGAGTTAAAGGTACGTAGGTTTAATTCATGCAAGGTAAACAATAAGTGCTCTCTTTTATACAATATGCATTGCATCTGGACCTTAAACTTATAAAAATGGTCAGTGAAACTTCTGTGAACatgaagaaattattaaaaaaggcatttaaatgaaatttgCTAAGTTGTGATTTTTATGGTTGGAACCAAAGTTATTCAAatagtaaaaggaaaaagaaagaaaaaggagatctcccataatatttttctgcatctgtttgcTTTGACTGAGTAGGCGTTTTGTCATTATTGTGTATATGAGATGTACTTGTATcgttcataatatattttttttattatgtgtagaaagattttaaaaaactaacgTGCAGCAATTTCCAGTGAACCTGTACTTGGACATCAGGTAGTGAGTCTATTTGTGGTCACTAGCACTGTCTCCTAAACTTGTAAGAGGTCTGAAGCTATTC
The genomic region above belongs to Homo sapiens chromosome 5, GRCh38.p14 Primary Assembly and contains:
- the PURA gene encoding transcriptional activator protein Pur-alpha, producing the protein MADRDSGSEQGGAALGSGGSLGHPGSGSGSGGGGGGGGGGGGSGGGGGGAPGGLQHETQELASKRVDIQNKRFYLDVKQNAKGRFLKIAEVGAGGNKSRLTLSMSVAVEFRDYLGDFIEHYAQLGPSQPPDLAQAQDEPRRALKSEFLVRENRKYYMDLKENQRGRFLRIRQTVNRGPGLGSTQGQTIALPAQGLIEFRDALAKLIDDYGVEEEPAELPEGTSLTVDNKRFFFDVGSNKYGVFMRVSEVKPTYRNSITVPYKVWAKFGHTFCKYSEEMKKIQEKQREKRAACEQLHQQQQQQQEETAAATLLLQGEEEGEED
- the LOC124900193 gene encoding uncharacterized protein LOC124900193, which encodes MADILVGCLPLQTSQPASGAHRRSQRRPLSFTSVPFALGQRQRSCGADPALWGSKNALFGPPIFGPGFICDVSTKGFFFFFPGFVLFLQRILGGCMHLVVVGWGEPNRGGVGSEAWVIELSFLSLLPGLPCRECQPRLAHSPRPQGEGGQGKWGSGIAKQTHHWWSPAPAEVGSPLFLRGVLFCSLLKVGGGSFVSRCGGWERTLLHRLGLQEGGCGDVCNGTIIIPGLREQVKGTGRASPGAVAVAAGKVARGLPGRAGAVLPQVREGAGWREGGRARDRREEGGRGGGRARAHLSWTAALAELRLT